The following are encoded together in the Acanthochromis polyacanthus isolate Apoly-LR-REF ecotype Palm Island chromosome 14, KAUST_Apoly_ChrSc, whole genome shotgun sequence genome:
- the eef1akmt1 gene encoding EEF1A lysine methyltransferase 1 — translation MSDSDDDVPTLSAHTLAALQEFYNETRTEPDHSSSTTDQFTVGAVEEDWRMSQFWYSDETATQLAEEVVREAGEGGRIACVSAPSVYQKLKQNVVDGSGRVSAVVLEYDRRFAAYGDDFVFYDYNEPLTLPSSIAPQSFDVVLADPPYLSEECLSKVAQTIKHLSKGKVLLCTGAVMENLAKELLDLKMCSFLPKHNRNLSNEFRCFVNYPSPLLSC, via the exons ATGAGTGACAGCGACGACGACGTTCCCACGCTGTCGGCTCACACTCTGGCCGCCCTGCAGGAGTTTTACAACGAGACCAGAACTGAACCGGATCACAGCAGCTCGACGACGGACCAGTTCACTGTGGGAGCTGTGGAGGAGGACTGG CGGATGAGTCAGTTCTGGTACAGCGATGAAACAGCGACTCAGCTGGCTGAGGAAGTCGTACGAGAAGCAGGAGAAGGAGGCAG GATCGCCTGTGTCAGCGCTCCCAGTGTTTACCAGAAGCTGAAGCAGAACGTTGTTGACGGTTCAGGCCGAGTCTCCGCTGTCGTGTTGGAGTACGACCGACGCTTCGCCGCCTACGGAGACGACTTTGTCTTCTACGACTACAACGAGCCGCTGACTCTTCCGTCCAGCATCGCTCCGCAGAGCTTCGACGTCGTCCTCGCCGACCCTCCTTATCTGTCTGAGGAGTGTCTGAGCAAAGTGGCCCAAACCATCAAACACCTGAGCAAAGGGAAAGTGCTGCTTTGTACAG GAGCCGTCATGGAGAATCTGGCCAAAGAACTTCTGGAtctgaaaatgtgcagctttctgccgaaacacaacagaaacttGTCCAACGAGTTCCGCTGTTTCGTCAACTATCCGTCACCACTGCTGTCCTGCTGA